One genomic region from Natrinema caseinilyticum encodes:
- a CDS encoding sodium:calcium antiporter: MRRRALAPISVALALTLPWVAVWSSTSLLPWLGYRAPAVFRTLSTFGTVIVTGLAVLGASFLLAWAAETAEKDVPRAFAIAVLAVLAVAPEYAVDALYAWNAGVFAETDRGIEAGNLAVANMTGANRILIGIGWAGIALFTIFRRGSSSDPAVEPRPGFLADVVVLDRDIGLEVVFLLVATVWAFLVPLNGGIDVFDMLFLVGLYVLYIAVILRGEAEPETQHVGVPAYLQQFSRGRRIATVLFLFAYAGAMIFTAVEPFAHGLEELGRGIGVPSFFMIQWIAPLASESPELIVVIYLVNKARSTAGFNALISSKLNQWTLLIGTLVVVHSLALGRYGVLVFDSKQSAEIWLTAAQSFFAIALLLRFQISVREALVLLGLFLSQVLFEFVIIREYVELPVSSTELLLVYTAIYIVLGVALFVRRWQSFRRLLRRTAGTVGEAMPIGGNRPQSTDD; the protein is encoded by the coding sequence ATGAGACGACGAGCGCTCGCCCCCATCTCGGTCGCACTGGCATTGACACTTCCCTGGGTCGCCGTCTGGAGCTCGACGTCTCTTCTCCCGTGGCTCGGGTACCGTGCCCCGGCGGTGTTCCGAACGCTGTCGACGTTCGGGACGGTTATCGTGACCGGCCTCGCGGTTCTCGGAGCCTCGTTCCTGCTCGCGTGGGCGGCCGAAACGGCCGAGAAAGACGTTCCTCGAGCGTTCGCGATCGCCGTCCTCGCGGTCCTGGCGGTCGCCCCCGAATACGCCGTCGACGCACTGTACGCCTGGAACGCGGGCGTCTTCGCCGAAACGGACCGCGGAATCGAGGCGGGCAACCTCGCGGTCGCCAACATGACGGGCGCGAACAGGATCCTCATCGGTATCGGCTGGGCCGGGATCGCCCTCTTTACGATCTTCCGGCGGGGATCGTCGTCCGATCCCGCCGTGGAACCACGGCCCGGCTTCCTCGCCGACGTCGTCGTCCTCGATCGCGATATCGGTCTCGAGGTGGTGTTCTTGCTCGTCGCGACGGTCTGGGCGTTTCTGGTTCCACTCAACGGTGGCATCGACGTCTTCGACATGCTGTTTCTGGTCGGGCTCTACGTCCTCTACATCGCGGTTATCCTCCGCGGCGAGGCCGAACCCGAGACACAACACGTCGGCGTCCCGGCGTACTTACAACAGTTCTCCAGGGGTCGGCGGATCGCCACAGTTCTCTTTCTCTTTGCCTACGCCGGCGCGATGATCTTCACCGCCGTCGAACCCTTCGCACACGGTCTCGAGGAACTCGGTCGAGGCATCGGCGTCCCCTCGTTCTTCATGATCCAGTGGATCGCGCCGCTGGCGTCCGAATCGCCGGAACTCATCGTCGTCATCTACCTGGTGAACAAGGCGCGGTCGACCGCGGGGTTCAACGCGCTCATCTCCTCGAAACTCAATCAGTGGACGCTGCTCATCGGAACGCTCGTCGTCGTCCACTCGCTCGCACTCGGCCGATACGGCGTTCTCGTGTTCGACTCCAAGCAATCTGCGGAGATCTGGCTGACCGCCGCACAGTCGTTTTTCGCCATCGCCCTCCTCCTTCGGTTTCAGATCTCCGTCAGGGAAGCGCTCGTCCTACTCGGCCTGTTCCTCTCACAGGTCCTCTTCGAGTTCGTTATCATCCGCGAGTACGTCGAACTGCCGGTCTCGAGTACCGAGTTGTTGCTCGTCTACACGGCCATCTACATCGTCCTGGGTGTCGCGCTGTTCGTCCGTCGCTGGCAGTCGTTCCGCCGTCTCCTTCGCCGAACCGCGGGGACGGTCGGCGAGGCGATGCCGATCGGCGGTAATCGGCCGCAAAGCACGGACGATTGA
- a CDS encoding response regulator, translating to MSPSIENAVTILLVEPNPGDARLFSESFEDANIASDIYTVTDGESALDFVYQRGDHADSPRPDMVLLDFQLPGVSGADVLSELKSEPALRSIPVIVMTSSSSEEDIARSYDLHANAYVQKPVEADEFIQLGRSFEDFWLTFVRLPGDQS from the coding sequence ATGTCTCCCTCCATCGAGAACGCCGTTACGATCCTCCTCGTCGAACCCAATCCCGGCGATGCACGCCTCTTCTCCGAATCGTTCGAGGATGCGAATATCGCCAGCGATATCTATACCGTCACCGACGGCGAGTCCGCCCTCGATTTCGTCTACCAGCGCGGCGATCACGCGGACAGCCCCCGTCCGGACATGGTCCTGCTCGACTTTCAACTGCCCGGCGTCAGCGGCGCCGACGTCTTATCGGAACTCAAGTCCGAACCGGCGCTCCGGTCGATCCCAGTCATCGTGATGACGAGTTCGTCCTCCGAAGAGGACATCGCCCGGTCGTACGATCTCCACGCCAACGCCTACGTCCAGAAACCGGTCGAAGCCGACGAATTCATCCAACTCGGCCGCTCGTTCGAAGACTTCTGGCTCACCTTCGTCCGTCTGCCCGGCGATCAGTCGTGA
- a CDS encoding acyl-CoA synthetase: protein MSWTVMPPFEDYEAAREGFSWDLPDEYNPAVDFLRKHDDTSRTALRYESPDGTLETYSFDGLDERSDRLAAALADLGVEAGDRVGVVVPQKPQNPLTHLANWKLGAVSVPLTVLFGRDALQYRLRDSEARAVVVDPSVRETIDEIRDECPALEAVIELGDGDSVAGGAHAFDDLVAGFEPGLDVADATPETPSAIMYTSGSTGPPKGVRHSHALWLGRAAAAYNYFGQGLAEGQATLWTPADWAWGAALGGTLFAAWHHGCTIVGWPRDGFDPGDAYELVERHDVTHAFMPPTALRMLMDVDDPESRYKLSLETFASAGEPLTSEVVEWVDSTFDDVGINEFYGQTELNLAVGNVENWFDTQPGSMGKPLPGYEVAVLDPDTHERKPRGEVGELAVKPGDRRVFFDEYHGLPEKTAAKRLEDGWFLTDDLVERDEDGYCWFVSRADDVILTSGYRVGPMEVEDAILTHDAVEQAGVVGVPDDTRGEAIKAFVKPATEEYDPDGLRGELRELVRDRLAEYEYPQHIEFVETLPTTTTGKIRRRTLRDRDGTGDE from the coding sequence ATGAGCTGGACGGTAATGCCACCATTCGAGGATTACGAGGCGGCCCGCGAAGGGTTTTCGTGGGACCTCCCCGACGAGTACAACCCAGCCGTCGACTTCCTCCGGAAACACGACGATACGAGTCGGACGGCGCTTCGATACGAAAGCCCCGACGGGACCCTCGAGACCTATTCGTTCGACGGTCTCGACGAGCGGTCCGATCGCCTCGCGGCGGCGCTGGCCGACCTCGGCGTGGAAGCGGGTGACCGCGTGGGCGTCGTCGTCCCGCAGAAACCCCAGAACCCGCTGACGCACCTCGCAAATTGGAAGCTCGGTGCCGTGTCGGTACCGCTTACGGTCCTCTTCGGTCGCGATGCGCTCCAGTATCGGCTCAGAGACAGCGAAGCCAGAGCGGTCGTCGTCGATCCGAGCGTTCGGGAGACGATCGACGAAATCCGCGACGAGTGTCCGGCACTCGAGGCCGTGATCGAACTCGGTGACGGCGATTCGGTAGCGGGTGGGGCACACGCCTTCGACGACCTCGTCGCAGGCTTCGAGCCCGGACTCGACGTCGCCGACGCGACGCCGGAGACGCCGTCGGCGATCATGTATACGAGCGGCTCGACCGGCCCACCGAAGGGAGTGCGCCACAGTCACGCGCTCTGGCTCGGTCGGGCCGCCGCGGCGTACAACTACTTCGGCCAGGGCCTGGCGGAAGGCCAGGCAACACTCTGGACACCGGCCGACTGGGCGTGGGGAGCGGCCCTCGGCGGGACCCTCTTCGCGGCGTGGCATCACGGCTGTACGATCGTCGGCTGGCCCCGCGACGGGTTCGACCCCGGGGACGCCTACGAGCTCGTGGAACGCCACGACGTGACGCACGCGTTCATGCCCCCGACCGCACTCCGGATGCTGATGGACGTCGACGACCCCGAGAGCCGATACAAGCTTTCGCTCGAGACGTTCGCCTCGGCCGGCGAGCCACTCACCTCGGAGGTCGTCGAGTGGGTCGACTCGACGTTCGACGACGTCGGGATCAACGAGTTTTACGGCCAGACCGAACTCAATCTCGCCGTCGGAAACGTCGAAAACTGGTTCGACACTCAACCGGGAAGCATGGGGAAACCGCTCCCCGGCTACGAGGTCGCGGTGCTCGATCCGGACACCCACGAGCGCAAGCCACGCGGCGAAGTCGGCGAACTCGCCGTAAAGCCCGGCGACCGCCGCGTCTTCTTCGACGAGTACCACGGATTGCCCGAAAAGACGGCGGCGAAGCGACTCGAGGACGGATGGTTCCTGACCGACGACCTCGTCGAACGCGACGAGGACGGCTACTGCTGGTTCGTCTCCCGGGCCGACGACGTCATCCTCACCAGCGGCTATCGCGTCGGTCCGATGGAAGTCGAAGACGCGATTCTTACCCACGACGCCGTCGAACAGGCGGGTGTCGTCGGCGTTCCCGACGACACCCGTGGCGAAGCGATCAAGGCGTTCGTCAAGCCGGCCACCGAGGAATACGACCCCGACGGGCTTCGCGGGGAGCTCCGCGAACTGGTCCGCGACCGATTGGCCGAATACGAGTATCCACAGCACATCGAGTTCGTCGAGACGCTCCCGACCACGACGACCGGCAAGATACGGCGTCGCACCCTGCGAGACCGCGACGGAACCGGCGACGAGTGA
- a CDS encoding GNAT family N-acetyltransferase, protein MEIREPDPDESGRIREVVDSSMTTSFRLSPGQIDAVTDDQFADDAVAERLEDEATVLRVAETGDEIEGETVAGFVEGRLEDGWGTVNWLFVDPEHRGRGIGTRLYEAASETMRDRGVEQICVSVLEANTEGHGFVERFGLEHGGDRRIEIADESLVKYAYTDPGVDVDLPGESGTEDATEEAFPETEATDGMLTTTDDGETVYIDRDEERSGTAAPFYVTYEDEALTDQYGFYCANCGSVDISMDNVDRLECADCGNTHAERSGESYDDSYL, encoded by the coding sequence ATGGAAATTCGGGAGCCGGACCCGGACGAATCGGGCCGGATTCGGGAGGTCGTCGACAGTTCGATGACGACCTCGTTCAGGCTGAGTCCGGGACAGATCGACGCGGTGACCGACGATCAGTTCGCCGACGACGCCGTCGCCGAGCGACTCGAGGACGAGGCAACCGTGCTTCGCGTCGCCGAAACAGGCGACGAAATCGAGGGTGAAACGGTCGCCGGATTCGTCGAGGGACGCCTCGAGGACGGCTGGGGAACGGTGAACTGGCTGTTCGTCGATCCGGAGCACCGGGGCCGAGGGATCGGAACGAGGCTCTACGAGGCGGCCTCGGAAACCATGCGCGACCGCGGCGTCGAACAGATCTGTGTCTCCGTTCTCGAGGCCAATACCGAGGGCCACGGATTCGTCGAACGGTTCGGCCTCGAACACGGGGGCGACCGCCGAATCGAGATCGCCGACGAGTCCCTCGTGAAGTACGCGTATACGGACCCCGGCGTCGACGTCGATCTCCCCGGCGAGTCGGGCACGGAGGATGCGACCGAGGAGGCGTTTCCCGAAACGGAGGCGACCGACGGGATGCTGACGACGACCGACGACGGCGAGACGGTGTACATCGATCGCGACGAGGAACGATCCGGAACCGCGGCGCCGTTTTACGTGACGTACGAGGACGAAGCCCTCACGGACCAGTACGGTTTCTACTGCGCGAACTGTGGGTCGGTCGACATCTCGATGGACAACGTGGATCGCCTCGAGTGTGCGGACTGCGGGAACACCCACGCGGAGCGGTCCGGCGAATCGTACGACGACTCGTATCTCTGA
- a CDS encoding universal stress protein produces the protein MYRVLLPVDTNEDRALAQADYVSSLPDATESIEVYLLFVFTEDSEDLPREFEKFKSASRISSVRRAQEAIENAGIDVTILEDSGDTEGDILEEAETYDVDAIVLGGRKRSPVGKAIFGSTTQGVILKSDRPVVVTGGGKE, from the coding sequence ATGTATCGCGTGTTACTGCCCGTCGACACCAACGAGGACCGCGCGCTGGCCCAGGCCGACTACGTCTCGTCCTTGCCGGACGCCACCGAATCGATCGAAGTCTACCTCCTGTTCGTCTTCACCGAGGACAGCGAAGACCTGCCCAGGGAGTTCGAGAAGTTCAAGTCCGCCTCCCGTATCAGCTCCGTTCGACGCGCGCAAGAGGCCATCGAAAACGCCGGCATCGACGTCACGATCCTCGAGGACAGCGGCGACACCGAAGGGGACATTCTCGAGGAAGCCGAGACCTACGACGTCGACGCGATCGTTCTGGGGGGCCGGAAGCGGTCGCCGGTCGGGAAAGCGATCTTCGGAAGCACGACGCAGGGCGTCATCCTCAAGTCGGATCGACCGGTGGTCGTCACGGGCGGGGGCAAAGAATAG
- a CDS encoding DUF2391 family protein, whose protein sequence is MKLRRPRRPPEFRLADSAQQIVGGFLLAGPFVVTEEVWRLARNMHIAQAVGTVAVVFAIGYAALYKADTTREAEEEQEVAGVPIRFISLMVVTFGSVTVLALLFGAPETFLEADSTRALATTTFKAISVGAVFSVVGAATADSLFAK, encoded by the coding sequence ATGAAACTTCGACGACCGCGCCGCCCGCCCGAGTTCCGGTTGGCGGACTCGGCACAGCAGATCGTCGGGGGATTCCTGCTCGCGGGTCCGTTCGTGGTCACGGAGGAGGTCTGGAGGCTCGCGAGGAACATGCACATCGCACAGGCGGTAGGGACCGTCGCGGTCGTCTTCGCCATCGGGTACGCGGCGCTGTACAAGGCCGATACGACCCGCGAGGCCGAGGAAGAACAGGAAGTCGCCGGGGTCCCGATCCGATTCATCTCGTTGATGGTGGTCACCTTCGGGTCCGTCACCGTCCTCGCGCTCCTGTTCGGTGCACCCGAGACCTTCCTCGAGGCCGATTCGACCCGCGCCCTCGCGACGACGACGTTCAAGGCCATCAGCGTCGGCGCGGTTTTCAGCGTCGTCGGCGCAGCGACCGCTGACAGCCTCTTCGCCAAGTGA